One Xyrauchen texanus isolate HMW12.3.18 chromosome 2, RBS_HiC_50CHRs, whole genome shotgun sequence genomic window carries:
- the LOC127617811 gene encoding histone H2B-like has protein sequence MPEPAKSAPKKGSKKAVTKTAGKGGKKRRKSRKESYAIYVYKVLKQVHPDTGISSKAMGIMNSFVNDIFERIGGEASRLAHYNKRSTITSREIQTAVRLLLPGELAKHAVSEGTKAVTKYTSSK, from the coding sequence ATGCCTGAACCAGCCAAATCCGCCCCGAAGAAGGGATCCAAGAAGGCCGTCACAAAGACCGCCGGTAAGGGAGGAAAGAAGCGCAGAAAGTCCAGGAAGGAGAGTTACGCTATCTACGTGTATAAAGTCCTGAAACAGGTTCATCCTGACACCGGGATCTCTTCCAAGGCGATGGGAATCATGAACTCTTTCGTCAACGACATCTTCGAGCGCATCGGCGGTGAAGCGTCTCGTCTCGCTCACTACAACAAGCGCTCCACCATCACATCGAGAGAGATCCAGACCGCCGTGCGTCTGCTGCTGCCCGGTGAACTGGCCAAACACGCCGTGTCTGAGGGCACAAAGGCCGTCACCAAATACACCAGCTCCAAGTAG
- the LOC127617481 gene encoding histone H3-like, whose protein sequence is MARTKQTARKSTGGKAPRKQLATKAARKSAPATGGVKKPHRYRPGTVALREIRRYQKSTELLIRKLPFQRLVREIAQDFKTDLRFQSSLSWPCRSPARLIWSSLFEDTNLCAIHAKRVTIMPKDIQLARRIRGERA, encoded by the coding sequence ATGGCAAGAACTAAACAGACAGCTCGTAAATCCACCGGTGGAAAAGCCCCGAGGAAGCAGCTCGCTACTAAAGCCGCCCGTAAGAGCGCACCAGCCACCGGCGGAGTCAAGAAGCCTCATCGTTACAGGCCCGGTACCGTGGCTCTGCGAGAGATCCGCCGTTATCAGAAGTCCACTGAGCTGCTGATTCGCAAACTGCCTTTCCAGCGTCTGGTGAGAGAAATCGCTCAGGATTTCAAGACGGATCTGCGCTTCCAGAGTTCGCTGTCATGGCCCTGCAGGAGTCCAGCGAGGCTTATTTGGTCGAGTCTGTTTGAGGACACCAACTTGTGTGCCATCCATGCCAAGAGGGTCACCATCATGCCCAAAGACATTCAGCTGGCCCGCCGCATTCGTGGAGAACGAGCTTAA